A region from the Francisella orientalis FNO12 genome encodes:
- a CDS encoding HIT domain-containing protein, translating into MFKLDSRLEADTFEICEHLDCKILLMNNSMVPWFIVVPFTDRTEWYQLDDSQQYNINKIINKISNFIVNEYKVDKLNVATIGNVVKQMHIHVVGRFENDPVWPAPVWGNIQSKSYTEQEKNKLLEKVKSIF; encoded by the coding sequence ATGTTTAAACTAGATTCTCGTTTAGAGGCAGATACTTTTGAAATTTGTGAACACTTAGATTGTAAAATTTTGCTAATGAATAATTCTATGGTGCCTTGGTTTATAGTTGTACCATTTACAGATAGAACAGAGTGGTATCAGCTTGATGATTCACAGCAATATAATATCAATAAGATTATTAATAAAATATCTAACTTTATAGTTAACGAATATAAAGTAGATAAGTTAAATGTAGCTACTATAGGTAATGTGGTTAAGCAAATGCATATTCATGTAGTAGGACGTTTCGAAAATGATCCTGTATGGCCAGCTCCTGTGTGGGGTAATATTCAGTCTAAATCATATACTGAACAAGAAAAAAACAAGTTATTAGAAAAAGTTAAAAGTATATTCTAA